In a single window of the Nocardioides sp. L-11A genome:
- a CDS encoding mismatch-specific DNA-glycosylase translates to MSRRTFTRAELESFRDAEVPDLLPDAPGQQLKLLFVGINPGLWTAATQTHFAHPGNRFYPALLLGGVITEPVDPADGMGEAERTMMRERGIGISNVVHRATAKASELSAEELREGGVRLTELVARVRPRVVAIAGITAYRTAFGLPKATPGRQPETLDDLWAGAELWVVPNPSGLNAHETVASLAAAYREVAEAAGVI, encoded by the coding sequence GTGTCCCGTCGCACCTTCACCCGAGCCGAGCTGGAGTCCTTCCGCGACGCCGAGGTCCCCGACCTGCTCCCCGACGCTCCCGGCCAGCAGCTGAAGCTGCTCTTCGTCGGCATCAACCCGGGGCTGTGGACCGCCGCGACGCAGACCCACTTCGCGCACCCGGGCAACCGCTTCTACCCGGCGCTGCTGCTCGGCGGGGTGATCACCGAGCCGGTCGACCCCGCCGACGGGATGGGCGAGGCCGAGCGCACGATGATGCGCGAGCGCGGGATCGGGATCAGCAATGTGGTGCACCGCGCGACGGCGAAGGCCTCGGAGCTGAGCGCCGAGGAGCTGCGGGAGGGCGGCGTCCGGTTGACCGAGCTCGTCGCGCGGGTCCGGCCGCGGGTGGTCGCGATCGCCGGCATCACGGCGTACCGGACCGCCTTCGGGCTGCCGAAGGCCACGCCCGGCCGCCAGCCGGAGACCCTCGACGACCTGTGGGCGGGCGCCGAGCTGTGGGTCGTGCCGAACCCGAGCGGTCTCAACGCCCACGAGACGGTCGCGTCGCTGGCGGCCGCCTACCGCGAGGTCGCCGAGGCCGCCGGGGTCATCTGA